A genomic segment from Pseudomonas mendocina encodes:
- a CDS encoding Bax inhibitor-1/YccA family protein, whose product MQERDYVLNHSQTDQLEVSKVLRNTYGLLAITLAFSGLVAFLSQRANVPYPNFFVVLIGFYGLFFLTYKLRDSAWGLVSTLALTGFMGYTLGPILNRYLGMANGAEVISSAFSMTALVFFGLSAYVLTTRKDMSFLSGFITAGFFVLLAAVLASFFFQISGLQLAISAGFVLFSSVCILFQTSAIIHGGERNYIMATISLYVSIYNLFVSLLQIFGIMGGDD is encoded by the coding sequence TTCGCAGACCGACCAGCTGGAAGTCAGCAAGGTATTGCGCAACACCTATGGCCTGCTGGCAATCACCCTGGCCTTCAGTGGCCTGGTCGCCTTTCTCAGCCAGCGCGCCAACGTGCCCTACCCGAACTTCTTCGTGGTACTGATCGGCTTCTACGGTTTGTTCTTCCTCACCTACAAGCTGCGCGATTCGGCTTGGGGCCTGGTTTCCACCCTCGCCCTGACTGGTTTCATGGGCTACACCCTCGGCCCGATCCTCAACCGTTACTTGGGCATGGCCAACGGGGCCGAGGTGATCAGCTCGGCGTTCTCCATGACCGCGCTGGTGTTCTTCGGCCTGTCCGCCTATGTGCTGACTACCCGCAAGGACATGAGCTTCCTCAGCGGCTTCATTACCGCGGGCTTCTTCGTCCTGCTCGCTGCCGTTCTGGCCAGTTTCTTCTTCCAGATCAGCGGCCTGCAGCTGGCGATCAGTGCCGGCTTCGTGCTGTTCTCCTCGGTCTGCATCCTGTTCCAGACCAGCGCCATCATCCATGGCGGTGAACGCAACTACATCATGGCCACCATCAGCCTGTACGTTTCGATCTACAACCTGTTCGTCAGCCTGCTGCAGATCTTCGGCATCATGGGCGGCGACGACTGA